A window of the Lactuca sativa cultivar Salinas chromosome 7, Lsat_Salinas_v11, whole genome shotgun sequence genome harbors these coding sequences:
- the LOC111894601 gene encoding putative glucose-6-phosphate 1-epimerase isoform X1, giving the protein MGHSAAVWDSRLALERTKDWNGIEQIVLRNPQGASARVSLHGGQVISWRNERGEELLFTSSKAIFKPPKAMRGGIPICFPQFGNCDSLEQHGFARNKLWTVDDDPPPLPANDSHGKSFVDLLLKPSEEDLKFWPHSFEFRLRVGLGMDGNLSLTSRIRNVNGKPFSFSFAYHSYLSVSDISEVRIEGLETMDYFDNLFKRERFTEQGDAITFESEIDRVYLSSPNCVAVLDHERKRTYVLRKEGLPDVVVWNPWDKKSKAMTDLGDDEYKQMLCVDGAAIEKPITLKPGEEWTGRLEITVVPSSFCSEDL; this is encoded by the exons ATGGGGCACTCTGCAGCGGTTTGGGATTCCAGGTTGGCCCTGGAAAGGACAAAAGACTGGAATGGAATCGAGCAAATTGTGCTTCGGAATCCACAAGGAGCTTCAGCTAGA GTTAGCTTACATGGAGGTCAGGTGATTTCATGGCGAAATGAACGAGGTGAAGAACTTTTGTTTACAAGTAGCAAG GCAATCTTTAAGCCACCAAAGGCAATGCGAGGAGGCATTCCGATTTGTTTTCCTCAG tttgGTAATTGTGATTCACTTGAGCAACATGGATTTGCAAGAAACAAACTTTGGACTGTTGATGATGATCCTCCGCCACTTCCCGCCAACGATTCCCATGGCAAATCTTTTGTCGATTTGCTACTCAAACCGTCCGAAGAAGATCTCAAATTTTGGCCACACAG CTTCGAGTTTCGTCTTAGAGTTGGCCTGGGGATGGATGGGAATTTATCGTTAACATCTCGTATTAGGAATGTGAATGGGAAGCCTTTCAGTTTCTCGTTTGCTTACCACTCGTATCTCTCTGTTTCTGACATCAG TGAAGTGAGGATCGAAGGGCTAGAAACAATGGACTACTTTGACAACCTTTTTAAAAGAGAACGGTTTACAGAACAAGGAGATGCTATCACTTTTGAATCCGAG ATTGATCGTGTTTATCTTAGTTCTCCAAATTGTGTTGCTGTACTTGATCATGAAAGGAAGCGAACGTATGTGTTGAGGAAGGAAGGGCTACCGGATGTGG TGGTGTGGAATCCATGGGACAAGAAATCAAAAGCAATGACGGATTTAGGAGACGATGAGTACAAGCAAATGCTATGTGTGGATGGTGCAGCGATAGAGAAGCCGATTACATTGAAGCCTGGAGAAGAATGGACGGGTCGTTTGGAAATTACGGTTGTGCCATCGAGTTTTTGCAGCGAGGATCTCTGA
- the LOC111894601 gene encoding putative glucose-6-phosphate 1-epimerase isoform X2 codes for MESSKLCFGIHKELQLDLHGGQVISWRNERGEELLFTSSKAIFKPPKAMRGGIPICFPQFGNCDSLEQHGFARNKLWTVDDDPPPLPANDSHGKSFVDLLLKPSEEDLKFWPHSFEFRLRVGLGMDGNLSLTSRIRNVNGKPFSFSFAYHSYLSVSDISEVRIEGLETMDYFDNLFKRERFTEQGDAITFESEIDRVYLSSPNCVAVLDHERKRTYVLRKEGLPDVVVWNPWDKKSKAMTDLGDDEYKQMLCVDGAAIEKPITLKPGEEWTGRLEITVVPSSFCSEDL; via the exons ATGGAATCGAGCAAATTGTGCTTCGGAATCCACAAGGAGCTTCAGCTAGA CTTACATGGAGGTCAGGTGATTTCATGGCGAAATGAACGAGGTGAAGAACTTTTGTTTACAAGTAGCAAG GCAATCTTTAAGCCACCAAAGGCAATGCGAGGAGGCATTCCGATTTGTTTTCCTCAG tttgGTAATTGTGATTCACTTGAGCAACATGGATTTGCAAGAAACAAACTTTGGACTGTTGATGATGATCCTCCGCCACTTCCCGCCAACGATTCCCATGGCAAATCTTTTGTCGATTTGCTACTCAAACCGTCCGAAGAAGATCTCAAATTTTGGCCACACAG CTTCGAGTTTCGTCTTAGAGTTGGCCTGGGGATGGATGGGAATTTATCGTTAACATCTCGTATTAGGAATGTGAATGGGAAGCCTTTCAGTTTCTCGTTTGCTTACCACTCGTATCTCTCTGTTTCTGACATCAG TGAAGTGAGGATCGAAGGGCTAGAAACAATGGACTACTTTGACAACCTTTTTAAAAGAGAACGGTTTACAGAACAAGGAGATGCTATCACTTTTGAATCCGAG ATTGATCGTGTTTATCTTAGTTCTCCAAATTGTGTTGCTGTACTTGATCATGAAAGGAAGCGAACGTATGTGTTGAGGAAGGAAGGGCTACCGGATGTGG TGGTGTGGAATCCATGGGACAAGAAATCAAAAGCAATGACGGATTTAGGAGACGATGAGTACAAGCAAATGCTATGTGTGGATGGTGCAGCGATAGAGAAGCCGATTACATTGAAGCCTGGAGAAGAATGGACGGGTCGTTTGGAAATTACGGTTGTGCCATCGAGTTTTTGCAGCGAGGATCTCTGA